The Campylobacter hyointestinalis subsp. hyointestinalis nucleotide sequence CAACTAAAAATAGTTTTTTATACATAAGAGTCTCCTAAATAATACTAAAATAATTTTAGTATTATATTTATATAATATAAATTTATAATAAATAAAAACATTTTATTTTATTTAGTAATACTAAAAATGGTAAAAACTATTTTAATAAATATTTTAGTCAAGTCATAAAATAATATGGAAAACAAGAAATGATGAATAGAGTTCGCTCCAAAATATGGAGCGAAAGATTATTATAGCTCTGGTTTTGGAGTTTTATCAGTGCTTCTTGGGAACATTGGGTAAGTAACTTTTGGCATTTCACCTGTTAGTGAATTTAAGAATGTTACTATGCTTTTTGCTTCTGCATCACTTATTTCGATACCTAATTGAACACTACCCATAGTTTTAACAGCTTCTTCAAGTGACCATATAGCACCATTGTGGAAATATGGAGCAGTTTCAGTGATATTTCTTAAAGTTGGAGTTTTAACCATACCGTTTGCATCGCCTTTGAAATCGCCAATATTTGCGAATTGGTATTTTCCAGCTACTTCAAATGCTTGCATAGAACCGCCCAAATTTACACCTGTATGGCAGCTTACACAACCTTTATCAAGGAATAATTTAAGACCTGCTTTTTCATCTTTTGTTAAAGCTTTTTTGTCGCCTTTTATGAATTTATCAAATCTTGAAGGAGTAAGAAGTGTTCTTTCAAAACTTGCTATAGAATCAGCGATGTTGTCAAATGTAACGCCTTCGTTACCATAAACTTTTTTAAACTCAGCTACATACTCAGGTAAAGATGCTATTCTCTCAACCGCAAGTGCTGCTGGAGTAGCCATCTCAGGCTCAGCTTCGATTGGTCCTTTTGCTTGATCTACTAAAGTCATAGCACGACCATCCCAGAATTGTGTTGTGTTTAAAACTGAGTTATAAACTGTTGGAGAATTTAGATGATGTGGGTTTGCAGTCCATTTATGACCAACCGCAGCAGCTATACCGTCAGTACCGCCAAGTCCTAGATTGTGACATGTATTACAGCTTATGATTCCGCTTTTTGATAGTCTTGGTTCAAAATAAAGTTTTTTACCAAGCTCAGCTTTAGCTTCACTAAATTTATTTGGTGTAACACCTATCTCTTTAAGCATAGCATCAACTTGTTTTTGATCGCTTGGTAGTGCAACTAGACCTGCATTTTTTGCCTCTTTTAATAAATCAGCATCACTTATAGCAAACATCGAGCTTGCAACTAGAACAGAACTTAAAAATAAAACTGAACCTTTCATGGTCATCTCCTTACATAGTTGTAGTAAATATAA carries:
- a CDS encoding cytochrome-c peroxidase encodes the protein MKGSVLFLSSVLVASSMFAISDADLLKEAKNAGLVALPSDQKQVDAMLKEIGVTPNKFSEAKAELGKKLYFEPRLSKSGIISCNTCHNLGLGGTDGIAAAVGHKWTANPHHLNSPTVYNSVLNTTQFWDGRAMTLVDQAKGPIEAEPEMATPAALAVERIASLPEYVAEFKKVYGNEGVTFDNIADSIASFERTLLTPSRFDKFIKGDKKALTKDEKAGLKLFLDKGCVSCHTGVNLGGSMQAFEVAGKYQFANIGDFKGDANGMVKTPTLRNITETAPYFHNGAIWSLEEAVKTMGSVQLGIEISDAEAKSIVTFLNSLTGEMPKVTYPMFPRSTDKTPKPEL